A section of the Acanthochromis polyacanthus isolate Apoly-LR-REF ecotype Palm Island chromosome 13, KAUST_Apoly_ChrSc, whole genome shotgun sequence genome encodes:
- the ostn gene encoding osteocrin, with protein MSSGSCLLFCFLLSFVAVLHGSDQHLDRPLPRPRPRGVKVGEELTAKLLRLDDLVRMENDVMEPKRKRSFPGNNAPLDRLSVSSMETKQTNNKQRVVELPRRRPNPPPIDRIGMSRLPNSRG; from the exons ATGTCGTCTGGCAGCTGTTTGCTGTTCTGCTTCCTGCTGAGCTTCGTCGCCGTCCTGCACGGCAGCGACCAG CATTTAGACCGGCCTTTGCCGAGACCCCGCCCCAGAGGGGTGAAGGTGGGGGAGGAGCTGACGGCAAAGCTGCTCCGATTGGACGACCTGGTGAGGATGGAGAACGACGTCATGGAGCCCAAGAGGAAGAGGAGTTTCCCTGGCAACAACGCTCCGCTGGACCGCCTGTCGGTCAGCTCCATGGAAACCAAACAGACGAACAACAAGCAGAG AGTGGTGGAGTTGCCGCGGCGACGACCCAACCCGCCTCCCATCGACAGGATCGGCATGAGCCGCCTACCGAACAGCCGAGGATAG
- the LOC110950909 gene encoding protein IWS1 homolog — MDGEDDEFMSGSRSDDGGGTPVQDEHPASDGEEMRSDGRQSEDEGSNDEDAAHRMETSGAASGSDNEDRRGPNSDSEDEAPRGRRDDRSDSEAEAPRPADSDDDSPVKRRMSASDNEEEDSPVKRRMSASDNEEDEEEDSPKKRRTSGSDNEESSPIKHGASDNEEVPSPAKRRGSSSDMEDGEDGHKAAADSDSDNEDAKPAASPERRSNADSDSDTETPARRKAAAIDSDDDDKQEGREGKWKAVMQSDSEEEEEGGRRKASAGSDGEQRQEDEERRQRDDSEDEDEKPVKRKKAILSDSEDEDEEKEDKPAVKRSRAVSDDENSDSDDGLVGPDKSLAAKLKELGSDSESEDDERLKAAEGNKDEKALFGSDSESGDEEEKMIADIFGESGDEEEEEFTGFNQEDLEGDKKQAKEKQQQMEEDSDSDEGIDRSGQDTSFMSDFDIMLAKRKAMNSRKRRHNDGGTFISDADDVVSAMIAKMTEAAQEDRTLNSQKKPALKKLTLLPQVVMHLKKQDLKETFIDSGVMSAIKEWISPLPDKSLPALRIREEMLRILQELPSVSQETLKHSGIGRAVMFLYKHPKESRSNKDLALKLINEWSRPIFGLTSNYKGMTREERQQRDLDQQMPQRRRLSQPQKVERTEEPDVFSPPTSSGGQTPRRDLEKQLTGEEKALRPGDPGFCARARVPMPSNKDYVVRPKWNVEGDSSRGPVKKGLSRVDKQMRRFADIRRLTKTGHAVKISVEGNRMPL; from the exons ATGGACGGAGAAGACGACGAGTTTATGTCCGGGAGCCGCTCCG ATGATGGAGGCGGAACTCCGGTTCAGGACGAACATCCTGCGTCTGACGGTGAAGAGATGAGGAGCGACGGCCGTCAGTCTGAG gATGAAGGCAGTAATGATGAGGACGCCGCCCACCGGATGGAGACCAGCGGAGCGGCCAGCGGCTCCGACAATGAGGACCGTCGGGGTCCAAACAGCGACTCCGAGGACGAGGCTCCCAGGGGTCGCCGTGACGACAGGAGCGACTCGGAGGCAGAGGCCCCGCGGCCGGCCGACAGCGACGACGACTCTCCGGTCAAACGCAGGATGAGCGCGTCTGACAACGAGGAGGAAGATTCTCCGGTCAAACGCAGGATGAGTGCGTCCGACaacgaggaggacgaggaggaagaTTCTCCCAAGAAACGCAGGACGAGTGGCTCGGACAACGAGGAGTCGTCACCGATCAAACACGGAGCGTCCGACAACGAGGAGGTGCCGTCTCCCGCCAAACGCAGAGGGAGCAGCTCCGACATGGAGGACGGCGAGGACGGGCACAAGGCGGCCGCAGACAGCGACTCGGACAACGAAGACGCCAAACCCGCGGCGTCTCCAGAGCGCCGGTCCAACGCCGACAGTGACTCTGACACAGAGACGCCGGCCAGACGCAAGGCAGCGGCGATAGACTCTGACGATGACGACAAACAGGAAGGACGAGAAGGGAAGTGGAAGGCTGTGATGCAGTCTGAcagcgaggaagaggaggagggaggacggAGAAAGGCCTCAGCAGGAAGTGATGGAGAGCAGCGACAGGAAGACGAGGAGCGACGGCAACGAGACGACAGCGAGGACGAGGACGAGAAACCAG tgaagAGGAAGAAGGCGATCCTGTCGGACAGCGAAGACGAAGACgaggagaaagaagacaaaCCAG CGGTTAAAAGGAGTCGGGCGGTTTCAGACGACGAGAACTCGGACAGCGACGACGGTTTGGTGGGTCCAGATAAAAGTCTGGCGGCCAAACTGAAGGAGCTCGGCTCGGACAGCGAGAGCGAAGACGACGAGAGGTTGAAGGCGGCGGAAGGAAACAAGGACGAGAAGGCGCTGTTTGGCAGCGACAGCGAATCAGGAGACGAGGAGGA GAAAATGATTGCCGACATCTTTGGAGAGTCcggagacgaggaggaggaagagttcACG GGGTTCAACCAGGAGGATCTGGAAGGAGACAAGAAGCAGGCgaaggagaagcagcagcagatggaggAAGACTCCGACTCTGATGAAGGCATCGATCGCAGCGGCCAAGA cacCAGCTTCATGTCTGACTTTGACATCATGCTCGCCAAGAGGAAAGCCATGAACAGCAGGAAGAGGCGGCACAATGACGGAGGGACGTTCATCAGCGACGCCGACGACGTGGTCAGCGCCATGATCGCCAAGATGACCGAGGCAGCGCAG GAGGATCGAACTCTGAACAGCCAGAAGAAACCGGCGCTGAAGAAACTCACTCTGCTGCCGCAAGTCGTCATGCACCTGAAAAA GCAGGACCTGAAAGAAACCTTTATCGACAGCGGAGTGATGTCGGCCATCAAAGAGTGGATCAGTCCTCTTCCAGACAAATCTCTGCCGGCTTTAAGGATCAGGGAGGAAATGCTCAGGATCCTGCAGGAG CTGCCCAGCGTCAGTCAGGAAACCCTGAAGCACAGCGGCATCGGACGGGCCGTCATGTTTCTGTACAAACATCCCAAAGAGTCTCGATCCAACAAAGACCTCGCTCTCAAACTCATCA atGAATGGTCGCGGCCGATCTTCGGTTTGACGTCCAACTACAAAGGAATGACGAGAGAAGAGCGACAGCAGAGAGATCTGGACCAGCAGATGCCTCAGAGACGACGACTCAG TCAGCCTCAGAAGGTGGAGAGGACGGAGGAGCCCGACGTCTTCTCTCCACCCACCAG ctctGGAGGTCAGACGCCTCGCAGGGATCTGGAGAAACAGCTGACCGGAGAGGAAAA AGCTCTGCGGCCCGGTGATCCGGGTTTCTGTGCTCGAGCTCGGGTCCCGATGCCCTCCAACAAGGACTACGTGGTCCGACCCAAGTGGAACGTGGAGGGAGACTCCAGCCGG GGTCCAGTGAAAAAAGGTTTATCTCGAGTGGATAAACAGATGCGTAGATTTGCTGACATCCGCCGCCTCACGAAGACGGGTCACGCCGTTAAAATCAGCGTGGAAGGAAACAGGATGCCGctctga
- the wdr74 gene encoding LOW QUALITY PROTEIN: WD repeat-containing protein 74 (The sequence of the model RefSeq protein was modified relative to this genomic sequence to represent the inferred CDS: inserted 3 bases in 2 codons; deleted 2 bases in 1 codon; substituted 1 base at 1 genomic stop codon), whose translation MNFRVRLENQVPGDGGRSRLCSVWLGSETGILKGVSLSRLQAFNFCNTSRLSRDQEVRVLAWSDPAESELLVGSVDGTVRXFSTEKGAFIESRSYGDPGGGLLQRPGGAHASSLVPARRAEAVRVWREAAGEPVTELSPGRMXARMRRGSPGAAGTRVATGGKENGPEDLDLERPETPLFSAKNLRDDWLDLRRPHWVGTWAFIPESPTKWLTCTGYHQVHVFDPSSPQRRPVLEAEYGEFPLTALSLPAGGSTVAVGNTQGQIALLDLRKGLVRGVLKGLXGGVRGLQCHPTRPLLASCGLDRFLRIHGLEDRKLQHKVYLKSRLNCLLLAGRLEDGGTGDMGEDGEETEVKEEEDEVWDNMEQVEEDKAKRKNTEEEEETQKKKRKKKD comes from the exons ATGAAC TTCAGAGTCCGGTTAGAGAACCAGGTCCCGGGTGATGGGGGACGGAGCCGGCTGTGCTCCGTGTGGCTCGGCTCAGAGACCGGGATCCTGAAGGGGGTCAGTCTGAGCCGCCTCCAGGCCTTCAACTTCTGCAACACGAGCCGCCTGAGTCGCGACCAGGAGGTCCGGGTCCTGGCCTGGTCCGACCCGGCGGAGAGCGAGCTGCTGGTGGGCTCCGTGGACGGAACCGTGAG CTTCAGCACCGAGAAGGGAGCCTTCATCGAGAGCCGGAGCTACGGAGACCCCGGCGGAGGGCTGCTTCAGCGGCCTGGCGGCGCTCACGCTTCCTCGCTGGTCCCTGCACGGAGAGCGGAAGCGGTCCGGGTCTGGAGGGAGGCCGCGGGGGAGCCGGTGACCGAGCTGTCGCCGGGAAGAATGTAGGCCAGGATGCGACGAGGGAGCCCCGGTGCAGCCGGAACAAGAGTGGCCACCGGAGGGAAGGAGAACGGGCCTGAAGATCTGGACCTGGAGAGGCCGGAGACCCCGCTGTTCTCCGCCAAGAACCTCCGGGACGACTGGCTGGACCTCCGGAGGCCCCACTGGGTC GGGACGTGGGCCTTCATCCCGGAGTCCCCGACAAAGTGGTTGACCTGCACCGGATACCACCAG GTCCACGTGTTCGACCCCTCGTCCCCCCAGCGGCGTCCCGTCCTGGAGGCGGAGTACGGAGAGTTCCCTCTGACCGCCCTGTCGCTGCCGGCCGGCGGCTCCACGGTGGCGGTGGGAAACACCCAGGGACAGATCGCCCTGCTGGACCTGAGGAAGGGGCTGGTCCGGGGTGTCCTCAAGGGGC GCGGGGGTGTTCGGGGGCTGCAGTGTCACCCCACCCGGCCTCTGCTGGCCTCCTGCGGCCTCGACCGCTTCCTCCGGATCCACGGCCTGGAGGACCGGAAGCTGCAGCACAAAGTTTACCTCAAGTCCCGACTCAACTGCCTCCTGCTGGCCGGACGGCTGGAGGACGGGGGGACGGGGGACATGGGGGAGGACGGGGAGGAGACggaggtgaaggaggaggaggacgaggtcTGGGACAACAtggagcaggtggaggaggaCAAGGCcaagagaaaaaacacagaagaagaagaggaaacacagaagaagaagaggaagaagaaagactGA